A stretch of Prosthecobacter algae DNA encodes these proteins:
- a CDS encoding c-type cytochrome domain-containing protein: MRQFQLLFLILSPLMSAQADTKIAMRVLRDECLGCHKPGKAKGGLLLTTREKMILGGDNGASVVPGKAEESPLYQLVLAEADPHMPPKKQISKAQIAALDAWIKAGAPWDASVFDELPKAAPVTLAPLPATYQPVLALAISPDEKRLAIAAGSRVHLHDLSKPENPRIGSLSGHDEAVQSVVWTLDGKTLITGGFRQIRLWDATTQQSTGQITTAFIGNLTALALTADQRTLFAADGEAGGAGFIHRIDLVEKKVLATWKAHDDNIYALKLSPDGKALASAAADKLARLWNMADGKLISSYEGHTNHVLSVAFNKDATQLATAGADREIKVWDVKSREQDVTLGDKKTAFTALAWTPDGKALVAVTEKGGGSIYTELKKHDGAQRSDTAKQAKLASASGMLYSVAVTGDAKRVFAGSDDGKVWLWDGSGKQTGSIAP; this comes from the coding sequence ATGCGCCAGTTTCAGCTTCTCTTTCTCATCCTCAGTCCGCTCATGTCCGCCCAGGCGGATACGAAGATCGCCATGCGTGTGCTACGGGATGAATGCCTGGGCTGTCACAAGCCAGGCAAAGCCAAAGGCGGCCTGCTGCTGACGACGCGGGAGAAAATGATCCTGGGCGGGGACAACGGCGCTTCGGTGGTTCCAGGCAAAGCGGAAGAGAGCCCGCTGTACCAACTGGTGCTTGCGGAGGCGGACCCGCACATGCCGCCGAAAAAGCAGATTTCTAAAGCTCAAATCGCAGCTTTGGATGCGTGGATCAAGGCCGGAGCTCCGTGGGACGCCTCCGTCTTTGACGAACTGCCGAAGGCTGCACCGGTGACTCTGGCTCCCCTGCCCGCCACCTACCAGCCCGTGCTCGCATTGGCCATCTCCCCCGATGAAAAACGGCTGGCCATCGCGGCTGGTTCGCGGGTGCATTTGCATGATCTTTCGAAGCCGGAGAATCCCCGAATCGGCAGTCTCAGCGGTCATGATGAAGCGGTGCAGTCTGTGGTCTGGACTCTGGACGGCAAGACGCTGATCACGGGCGGCTTCCGCCAGATCCGGCTGTGGGATGCTACCACGCAGCAAAGCACGGGCCAGATCACCACCGCCTTTATCGGCAACCTGACGGCACTCGCCTTGACGGCGGATCAACGCACCCTTTTCGCTGCTGATGGTGAGGCAGGTGGTGCAGGTTTCATCCACCGCATTGATCTGGTGGAGAAAAAGGTGCTGGCCACCTGGAAGGCGCATGATGACAACATCTATGCCCTGAAGCTTTCACCCGATGGCAAGGCCCTGGCCAGCGCTGCGGCGGACAAGCTGGCCCGCCTATGGAATATGGCAGATGGCAAGCTGATCTCCAGCTATGAAGGCCACACGAATCATGTGCTGTCGGTCGCCTTTAACAAAGACGCCACCCAACTGGCCACGGCTGGGGCTGATCGCGAGATCAAGGTCTGGGATGTCAAAAGCCGTGAGCAGGATGTGACGTTGGGCGATAAAAAGACGGCCTTTACCGCGCTGGCCTGGACCCCCGATGGCAAGGCCCTGGTGGCCGTGACCGAAAAAGGCGGCGGCAGCATTTACACCGAATTGAAAAAGCACGATGGTGCCCAGCGCAGTGACACGGCCAAGCAGGCCAAACTCGCTAGCGCCAGCGGTATGCTCTACAGCGTGGCCGTGACGGGCGATGCCAAAAGGGTCTTTGCCGGCAGCGATGATGGCAAGGTCTGGCTGTGGGACGGGTCTGGCAAACAAACGGGCAGCATCGCACCCTGA
- a CDS encoding superoxide dismutase translates to MQYSSMTRRGFLTTAAAAFGSAAIGAAPPVTTPLGVPLRQEPLAFDFEELEPFMKASTLRRHYYGHHAAYVKELETALQAEAMTVGNVVSLMPGMERMIQPQRSDSRMPLGRLVSQGLSFQAPQPLSKETTQTIRRAGGGHINHTAFWRFLCPPDSGPSGPQGRAARAIQEDFGSVKAFRQVFKEVAMAQQGSGWAWLVYRPDGCLVCSTTANEDNPLMKDHIPWHQAGKPLLSLDLWEHSYCEQYQADREQYIDAWWKVVNWEFVNRAYSIVTGKA, encoded by the coding sequence ATGCAATATTCGTCCATGACACGGCGGGGGTTTCTGACCACAGCAGCGGCTGCCTTTGGCAGCGCAGCCATCGGTGCCGCCCCTCCAGTGACGACACCGCTGGGCGTACCGCTGCGGCAGGAACCGCTGGCCTTCGATTTTGAGGAATTGGAGCCGTTCATGAAAGCCAGCACGTTGCGTCGACACTATTATGGGCATCACGCTGCTTATGTGAAGGAACTCGAAACGGCCCTGCAAGCAGAGGCAATGACCGTGGGCAATGTGGTATCCCTGATGCCAGGCATGGAAAGAATGATCCAGCCGCAGAGGTCGGATTCACGGATGCCTCTGGGCAGGTTGGTCAGCCAGGGGCTGTCCTTTCAGGCCCCCCAGCCTCTGTCCAAAGAAACGACTCAAACCATCCGCCGTGCTGGCGGTGGCCACATCAACCACACCGCTTTCTGGAGGTTTCTTTGTCCGCCAGATTCAGGCCCTTCCGGGCCGCAGGGGCGGGCTGCACGGGCCATTCAGGAAGATTTTGGCAGTGTGAAGGCTTTCCGGCAGGTCTTCAAAGAAGTGGCGATGGCCCAGCAGGGCTCAGGCTGGGCCTGGCTGGTTTATCGGCCGGATGGCTGCCTAGTCTGCTCCACCACGGCCAATGAGGACAATCCGCTGATGAAAGACCACATCCCCTGGCATCAGGCAGGCAAACCGCTGCTCTCGCTGGATCTTTGGGAGCACAGCTACTGTGAGCAGTACCAGGCAGATCGGGAGCAATACATTGATGCTTGGTGGAAGGTTGTGAACTGGGAGTTCGTCAACCGCGCCTACAGCATTGTGACTGGCAAGGCCTGA
- a CDS encoding APC family permease — protein MNEDRSSRPGVSLITATAVVVANMIGTGVFTSLGFQVADIPSGFAIVMLWTVGGVCAFCGALAYGELAAALPRSGGEYHFLSRIFHPAVGFVAGWLSSTVGFAAPIALAAMAFGNYFQGIFPQTSAVQLSIGVSVAVTIIHLFGINVAARFQNLATWGKVTLILTFIVAGALFASGQPVSFLPAAGDGTLMTSKPFAVSLVYVMYSYAGWNAATYITGEIRDPSRNVPKAIALGTGLVTLLYVALNAVFLYAAPMGELAGKQQVGHVAADFIFGKLGGNLMSGLICLGLVSSISAMTWVGPRVTMAMGQDLVLLRPFAKKTAGGVPIVSLLFQIGIVVTLLLTSSFEPVLKYVQFSIQLCSFATVVGLMVLRWTQPDLPRPVRCWGYPVTPLLFLGISLWMLVFLLIESPLQSLAGLATILVGLLLYALSPKADKANQSKCSASEVNHCNK, from the coding sequence ATGAATGAAGATCGCTCCTCACGTCCGGGTGTTTCCTTGATTACCGCCACGGCGGTGGTGGTGGCCAACATGATCGGAACCGGGGTCTTCACCAGCCTGGGTTTTCAGGTGGCGGACATTCCTTCCGGGTTTGCCATTGTCATGCTCTGGACGGTGGGGGGCGTCTGCGCGTTTTGTGGGGCGCTGGCTTATGGGGAACTGGCGGCAGCCCTGCCCAGGTCCGGTGGTGAGTATCATTTTTTGTCGCGTATCTTCCATCCTGCCGTCGGGTTCGTTGCCGGGTGGCTTTCCTCCACCGTAGGGTTTGCGGCACCCATCGCGCTCGCGGCGATGGCCTTTGGCAACTACTTCCAAGGGATATTTCCCCAGACTTCAGCCGTGCAGCTTTCCATCGGCGTGAGTGTGGCGGTGACCATTATCCACCTCTTTGGCATCAATGTGGCCGCGAGATTTCAGAACCTGGCGACTTGGGGGAAAGTGACCCTCATCCTGACCTTCATCGTTGCTGGGGCCCTGTTTGCCAGCGGGCAACCTGTGAGCTTCCTACCCGCCGCAGGGGACGGAACGCTGATGACCAGCAAGCCTTTTGCCGTCAGCCTCGTTTACGTCATGTATTCCTACGCAGGCTGGAATGCGGCCACCTACATCACGGGTGAAATTCGTGATCCTTCACGCAACGTGCCCAAGGCCATCGCATTGGGGACAGGACTGGTGACCTTGCTTTATGTGGCCCTGAATGCGGTGTTTTTATACGCAGCGCCCATGGGCGAACTGGCAGGCAAACAGCAGGTGGGGCATGTGGCGGCCGATTTCATCTTTGGCAAACTCGGTGGCAATCTCATGTCCGGGCTGATCTGCCTGGGACTTGTTTCCAGCATCAGCGCCATGACCTGGGTGGGCCCCCGGGTGACGATGGCCATGGGACAGGACCTGGTGCTGCTGCGTCCGTTTGCCAAAAAAACGGCGGGCGGTGTACCTATTGTCTCCTTGCTGTTTCAGATCGGCATCGTTGTCACCCTGCTGCTGACTTCCAGCTTTGAACCTGTCCTGAAGTACGTGCAATTCAGCATCCAGCTTTGTTCCTTCGCCACCGTCGTCGGCCTCATGGTCCTGCGTTGGACTCAGCCTGATCTGCCACGTCCTGTGCGCTGCTGGGGTTATCCAGTGACGCCGCTTCTATTTCTGGGCATCAGCTTATGGATGCTCGTTTTCTTACTAATCGAGAGTCCCCTCCAATCGCTAGCAGGGCTGGCGACCATTTTGGTTGGGTTATTGCTTTATGCACTGTCCCCGAAGGCTGACAAAGCCAACCAGTCAAAATGCAGCGCGAGTGAAGTGAATCATTGCAACAAATAA